In one Zalophus californianus isolate mZalCal1 chromosome 10, mZalCal1.pri.v2, whole genome shotgun sequence genomic region, the following are encoded:
- the CR2 gene encoding complement receptor type 2 isoform X6: MKGSNVVWCQLNSKWNPPLPKCFKGCLPPPHINHSSYNILDKQFFPIGQEVSYSCDPGYTLIGTNPIQCTSLGTWSHAAPECEAKSCDAIPNQLLNGRVVAPPNLQLGAVVSFVCDKGYRLNGQSSSQCVSEGIRVLWNNMFPVCERISCDPPPPIKNGWNSYSSGPIPLNTVVRYTCSSAFRLIGERILFCISKDQVKGIWDKAAPVCEYYNRNSLCPEPIVAGGYRDKRSRPPYRHGDSVTFTCDTNFTMKGNKSVWCQANKTWGPTPLPICESDFPQECPPLPTIPNGSHTGERVGPFAPGLAVTYTCEPGYLLVGEKTIRCLSSGKWSAVIPTCKEAQCEPPGPFLNGQIKGPPSLRVGATVNFDCNEGYWLQGQPSSQCVIAGQRASWTRMPVCKEIVCLPPPSILNGRHTGSSSGNFPYRSTVTYTCDPDPEKGVRYILTGEKTIRCITNSQKTGIWSHPAPSCELSSSAIQCLPPQILRGQISSGQKDQYSYNDTVVFACSYGFTLKGSKAIRCNAQGTWEPPAPVCEKGCQAPPTILNGQKEDGHMVRFDPGTSIKYSCDPGYVLVGKESIRCTSEGVWTPTAPECKVAECEPIEKQVFKKPQDQFVRPDVNSSCDEGYRLGGSVYQKCQGAIPWFMEIRLCEEIICPPPPAIYNGKHTGSSSGDILYGTTVTYTCNPGPESGVEFNLIGESTIRCISNDQERGTWSGPAPVCKLFLPAVQCPPAQVANGYKISGKDAPYFYNDSVTFKCNHGFILKGSHQIRCKADSTWDPEIPVCEKEAPCQPVRDFQEPPIHSHVIPVNISCQDGYRLTGHTYQKCQDAENRVWFQKIPLCKVIHCQPPPMIDHGRPRGVMAEPFLYGNEVSYECDQGFSLLGEKNIRCISDSEGHGSWTGPSPKCLKSLPVIHCPSPEVKHGYKLNKTRSSYSHNDTVYVACNPGFIMNGSHVIRCHTNNKWVPGVPTCIKKASLGCQPPLKIPNGNHTGGDIVRFSPGMSILYSCDQGYLLVGEALLLCTHEGTWSQSAPYCKEVNCSSPEYMNGIQKGLEPGKMYQYGAIVTLECEEGYTLEGSPQSQCQDDQGWNPPLAVCKSPASLAPLLSGLSAGSLLLVFLIGVTLYTILKHRECNYSTNQIPQEGDLHLETREVYSIDPYNPAS, translated from the exons ATGAAAGGCAGCAATGTAGTATGGTGCCAACTAAACAGCAAATGGAATCCTCCACTGCCAAAGTGCTTTAAGG GGTGTCTACCACCTCCACATATCAACCACAGTAGTTATAACATCTTGGATAAGCAGTTCTTTCCAATTGGACAGGAAGTGTCCTACAGCTGTGACCCTGGCTACACCCTCATTGGAACTAACCCTATACAGTGTACATCCTTGGGAACCTGGAGTCATGCAGCCCCTGAATGTGAAG CAAAATCATGCGATGCCATTCCAAACCAACTTCTCAATGGCCGTGTGGTGGCTCCTCCTAATCTCCAGCTTGGGGCAGtggtttcatttgtttgtgaTAAGGG GTACCGATTAAATGGCCAATCTTCTAGTCAGTGTGTCTCAGAAGGAATAAGAGTACTCTGGAATAATATGTTTCCTGTCTGTGAAC GGATTTCTTGTGACCCTCCTCCTCCTATCAAAAATGGTTGGAATAGTTATTCTTCTGGTCCCATACCTCTTAACACTGTGGTAAGGTACACTTGTTCTAGTGCCTTCCGCCTCATTGGAGAAAGAATCCTTTTTTGTATAAGTAAAGACCAAGTGAAAGGAATCTGGGATAAAGCTGCTCCTGTATGTGAATATTATAATAGAAATTCTCTTTGCCCTGAGCCCATAGTAGCAGGAGGAtacagagataaaagatctaGACCACCATACAGACACGGTGATTCTGTGACATTTACCTGTGATACCAACTTTACCATGAAAGGAAACAAATCTGTTTGGTGCCAAGCAAATAAAACCTGGGGGCCAACACCACTACCAATCTGTGAGAGTG atttCCCCCAGGAGTGTCCACCACTTCCGACCATCCCCAATGGATCTCACACAGGGGAGAGGGTTGGCCCCTTTGCCCCAGGATTAGCTGTGACTTACACCTGTGAACCTGGTTACTTGCTTGTTGGAGAAAAGACCATTAGATGTTTGTCTTCGGGAAAGTGGAGTGCTGTTATTCCCACATGTAAAG AAGCACAGTGTGAACCTCCAGGACCATTTCTCAATGGACAGATAAAGGGCCCTCCAAGTCTTCGGGTTGGTGCGACTGTGAACTTTGACTGTAACGAAGG GTATTGGTTACAAGGCCAACCTTCCAGTCAGTGTGTAATTGCTGGACAGCGGGCTTCTTGGACCAGGATGCCAGTATGCAAAG AAATTGTTTGCCTGCCACCTCCTTCTATTCTCAATGGAAGACATACAGGCAGCTCTTCGGGGAACTTTCCATACAGAAGCACAGTTACTTACACCTGTGACCCAGACCCAGAGAAAGGAGTGAGATATATCCTTACCGGGGAGAAGACTATCCGTTGTATCACCAATAGTCAGAAGACTGGGATCTGGAGTCACCCTGCCCCAAGCTGTGAACTTTCTAGTTCTGCCATTCAGTGTCTACCTCCCCAGATCCTAAGAGGCCAAATATCATCTGGGCAGAAAGACCAATATTCCTATAACGACACCGTGGTATTTGCTTGCTCATATGGCTTCACCCTGAAGGGCAGCAAGGCAATCCGATGTAATGCTCAAGGCACGTGGGAGCCACCAGCACCAGTCTGTGAAAAGG ggtGCCAAGCCCCTCCTACAATCCTCAATGGGCAAAAGGAAGATGGACACATGGTCCGCTTTGACCCAGGAACATCTATAAAGTACAGCTGTGACCCTGGCTATGTGCTCGTGGGGAAAGAATCCATACGTTGTACCTCTGAGGGGGTGTGGACACCCACTGCCCCCGAATGCAAAG TGGCAGAGTGTGAACCTATAGAAAAGCAAGTCTTTAAGAAACCCCAGGATCAATTTGTTAGACCAGATGTTAACTCTTCTTGCGACGAAGG GTACCGGTTAGGAGGGAGTGTTTATCAGAAGTGCCAAGGAGCGATTCCTTGGTTTATGGAGATTCGTCTTTGTGAAG AAATCATCTGCCCACCACCTCCTGCCATCTACAATGGGAAACACACGGGGAGTTCCTCAGGAGATATTCTATATGGAACCACGGTCACCTACACATGCAACCCTGGGCCAGAAAGCGGAGTGGAATTCAACCTCATTGGGGAGAGCACCATCCGTTGTATAAGCAATGAccaagagaggggcacctggagtGGGCCTGCCCCTGTCTGTAAACTCTTCCTCCCTGCTGTTCAGTGTCCACCTGCCCAGGTTGCAAATGGATACAAGATATCTGGCAAGGATGCCCCATATTTCTACAATGACAGTGTGACATTCAAGTGTAATCATGGATTTATTTTGAAGGGCAGCCATCAGATTCGTTGCAAAGCCGATAGCACCTGGGATCCTGAAATACCAGTTTGTGAAAAAG AAGCACCATGTCAGCCTGTGAGAGATTTTCAAGAGCCTCCCATTCATTCACATGTGATACCAGTCAATATATCCTGTCAAGATGG GTACCGGTTGACAGGACATACTTATCAGAAGTGTCAAGATGCTGAGAATAGGGTTTGGTTCCAAAAGATTCCACTTTGTAAAg TAATTCACTGTCAGCCTCCACCCATGATTGACCATGGAAGGCCCAGGGGCGTGATGGCAGAACCCTTTCTATATGGAAATGAAGTCTCTTATGAATGTGACCAAGGATTCTCTCTTCTGGGAGAGAAAAATATACGATGCATAAGTGATTCTGAAGGACATGGATCTTGGACTGGACCTTCCCCAAAGTGCTTAAAATCTCTGCCTGTGATTCACTGCCCTAGCCCAGAAGTCAAACATGGGTACAAGCTCAACAAAACTCGTTCCTCATATTCCCACAATGACACAGTGTATGTCGCCTGCAATCCTGGCTTCATCATGAATGGCAGTCACGTGATTAGGTGTCATACCAATAACAAATGGGTGCCAGGTGTACCGACTTGTATCAAAAAGG CTTCCTTAGGATGTCAACCTCCACTTAAGATACCCAACGGGAATCATACCGGTGGAGATATAGTTCGATTTTCTCCCGGAATGTCAATCCTATACAGCTGTGACCAAGGCTACCTGCTTGTGGGAGAAGCACTCCTTCTTTGCACACATGAGGGAACCTGGAGCCAATCTGCCCCTTATTGTAAAG agGTAAACTGTAGCTCCCCAGAGTATATGAATGGAATCCAGAAAGGGCTGGAGCCTGGGAAAATGTATCAGTATGGTGCGATCGTCACTTTGGAGTGTGAAGAGGGTTATACCCTGGAAGGCAGTCCCCAGAGCCAATGTCAGGATGATCAGGGATGGAACCCGCCCCTGGCTGTCTGCAAATCACCGG CTTCACTTGCTCCTCTTCTTAGTG gtcTTTCTGCAGGTTCACTTCTTCTTGTATTCTTGATTGGTGTCACCTTATACACAATATTAAAACACAGAGAATG cAATTATTCTACAAATCAAATCCCTCAAGAAGGAGATCTTCATTTAGAAACACGGGAAGTATATTCTATTGATCCATACAACCCAGCAAGCTAA
- the CR2 gene encoding complement receptor type 2 isoform X7, producing the protein MGAAGLLCVFLAVIAPGVLGISCDPPPPIKNGWNSYSSGPIPLNTVVRYTCSSAFRLIGERILFCISKDQVKGIWDKAAPVCEYYNRNSLCPEPIVAGGYRDKRSRPPYRHGDSVTFTCDTNFTMKGNKSVWCQANKTWGPTPLPICESDFPQECPPLPTIPNGSHTGERVGPFAPGLAVTYTCEPGYLLVGEKTIRCLSSGKWSAVIPTCKEAQCEPPGPFLNGQIKGPPSLRVGATVNFDCNEGYWLQGQPSSQCVIAGQRASWTRMPVCKEIVCLPPPSILNGRHTGSSSGNFPYRSTVTYTCDPDPEKGVRYILTGEKTIRCITNSQKTGIWSHPAPSCELSSSAIQCLPPQILRGQISSGQKDQYSYNDTVVFACSYGFTLKGSKAIRCNAQGTWEPPAPVCEKGCQAPPTILNGQKEDGHMVRFDPGTSIKYSCDPGYVLVGKESIRCTSEGVWTPTAPECKVAECEPIEKQVFKKPQDQFVRPDVNSSCDEGYRLGGSVYQKCQGAIPWFMEIRLCEEIICPPPPAIYNGKHTGSSSGDILYGTTVTYTCNPGPESGVEFNLIGESTIRCISNDQERGTWSGPAPVCKLFLPAVQCPPAQVANGYKISGKDAPYFYNDSVTFKCNHGFILKGSHQIRCKADSTWDPEIPVCEKEAPCQPVRDFQEPPIHSHVIPVNISCQDGYRLTGHTYQKCQDAENRVWFQKIPLCKVIHCQPPPMIDHGRPRGVMAEPFLYGNEVSYECDQGFSLLGEKNIRCISDSEGHGSWTGPSPKCLKSLPVIHCPSPEVKHGYKLNKTRSSYSHNDTVYVACNPGFIMNGSHVIRCHTNNKWVPGVPTCIKKASLGCQPPLKIPNGNHTGGDIVRFSPGMSILYSCDQGYLLVGEALLLCTHEGTWSQSAPYCKEVNCSSPEYMNGIQKGLEPGKMYQYGAIVTLECEEGYTLEGSPQSQCQDDQGWNPPLAVCKSPASLAPLLSGLSAGSLLLVFLIGVTLYTILKHRECNYSTNQIPQEGDLHLETREVYSIDPYNPAS; encoded by the exons GGATTTCTTGTGACCCTCCTCCTCCTATCAAAAATGGTTGGAATAGTTATTCTTCTGGTCCCATACCTCTTAACACTGTGGTAAGGTACACTTGTTCTAGTGCCTTCCGCCTCATTGGAGAAAGAATCCTTTTTTGTATAAGTAAAGACCAAGTGAAAGGAATCTGGGATAAAGCTGCTCCTGTATGTGAATATTATAATAGAAATTCTCTTTGCCCTGAGCCCATAGTAGCAGGAGGAtacagagataaaagatctaGACCACCATACAGACACGGTGATTCTGTGACATTTACCTGTGATACCAACTTTACCATGAAAGGAAACAAATCTGTTTGGTGCCAAGCAAATAAAACCTGGGGGCCAACACCACTACCAATCTGTGAGAGTG atttCCCCCAGGAGTGTCCACCACTTCCGACCATCCCCAATGGATCTCACACAGGGGAGAGGGTTGGCCCCTTTGCCCCAGGATTAGCTGTGACTTACACCTGTGAACCTGGTTACTTGCTTGTTGGAGAAAAGACCATTAGATGTTTGTCTTCGGGAAAGTGGAGTGCTGTTATTCCCACATGTAAAG AAGCACAGTGTGAACCTCCAGGACCATTTCTCAATGGACAGATAAAGGGCCCTCCAAGTCTTCGGGTTGGTGCGACTGTGAACTTTGACTGTAACGAAGG GTATTGGTTACAAGGCCAACCTTCCAGTCAGTGTGTAATTGCTGGACAGCGGGCTTCTTGGACCAGGATGCCAGTATGCAAAG AAATTGTTTGCCTGCCACCTCCTTCTATTCTCAATGGAAGACATACAGGCAGCTCTTCGGGGAACTTTCCATACAGAAGCACAGTTACTTACACCTGTGACCCAGACCCAGAGAAAGGAGTGAGATATATCCTTACCGGGGAGAAGACTATCCGTTGTATCACCAATAGTCAGAAGACTGGGATCTGGAGTCACCCTGCCCCAAGCTGTGAACTTTCTAGTTCTGCCATTCAGTGTCTACCTCCCCAGATCCTAAGAGGCCAAATATCATCTGGGCAGAAAGACCAATATTCCTATAACGACACCGTGGTATTTGCTTGCTCATATGGCTTCACCCTGAAGGGCAGCAAGGCAATCCGATGTAATGCTCAAGGCACGTGGGAGCCACCAGCACCAGTCTGTGAAAAGG ggtGCCAAGCCCCTCCTACAATCCTCAATGGGCAAAAGGAAGATGGACACATGGTCCGCTTTGACCCAGGAACATCTATAAAGTACAGCTGTGACCCTGGCTATGTGCTCGTGGGGAAAGAATCCATACGTTGTACCTCTGAGGGGGTGTGGACACCCACTGCCCCCGAATGCAAAG TGGCAGAGTGTGAACCTATAGAAAAGCAAGTCTTTAAGAAACCCCAGGATCAATTTGTTAGACCAGATGTTAACTCTTCTTGCGACGAAGG GTACCGGTTAGGAGGGAGTGTTTATCAGAAGTGCCAAGGAGCGATTCCTTGGTTTATGGAGATTCGTCTTTGTGAAG AAATCATCTGCCCACCACCTCCTGCCATCTACAATGGGAAACACACGGGGAGTTCCTCAGGAGATATTCTATATGGAACCACGGTCACCTACACATGCAACCCTGGGCCAGAAAGCGGAGTGGAATTCAACCTCATTGGGGAGAGCACCATCCGTTGTATAAGCAATGAccaagagaggggcacctggagtGGGCCTGCCCCTGTCTGTAAACTCTTCCTCCCTGCTGTTCAGTGTCCACCTGCCCAGGTTGCAAATGGATACAAGATATCTGGCAAGGATGCCCCATATTTCTACAATGACAGTGTGACATTCAAGTGTAATCATGGATTTATTTTGAAGGGCAGCCATCAGATTCGTTGCAAAGCCGATAGCACCTGGGATCCTGAAATACCAGTTTGTGAAAAAG AAGCACCATGTCAGCCTGTGAGAGATTTTCAAGAGCCTCCCATTCATTCACATGTGATACCAGTCAATATATCCTGTCAAGATGG GTACCGGTTGACAGGACATACTTATCAGAAGTGTCAAGATGCTGAGAATAGGGTTTGGTTCCAAAAGATTCCACTTTGTAAAg TAATTCACTGTCAGCCTCCACCCATGATTGACCATGGAAGGCCCAGGGGCGTGATGGCAGAACCCTTTCTATATGGAAATGAAGTCTCTTATGAATGTGACCAAGGATTCTCTCTTCTGGGAGAGAAAAATATACGATGCATAAGTGATTCTGAAGGACATGGATCTTGGACTGGACCTTCCCCAAAGTGCTTAAAATCTCTGCCTGTGATTCACTGCCCTAGCCCAGAAGTCAAACATGGGTACAAGCTCAACAAAACTCGTTCCTCATATTCCCACAATGACACAGTGTATGTCGCCTGCAATCCTGGCTTCATCATGAATGGCAGTCACGTGATTAGGTGTCATACCAATAACAAATGGGTGCCAGGTGTACCGACTTGTATCAAAAAGG CTTCCTTAGGATGTCAACCTCCACTTAAGATACCCAACGGGAATCATACCGGTGGAGATATAGTTCGATTTTCTCCCGGAATGTCAATCCTATACAGCTGTGACCAAGGCTACCTGCTTGTGGGAGAAGCACTCCTTCTTTGCACACATGAGGGAACCTGGAGCCAATCTGCCCCTTATTGTAAAG agGTAAACTGTAGCTCCCCAGAGTATATGAATGGAATCCAGAAAGGGCTGGAGCCTGGGAAAATGTATCAGTATGGTGCGATCGTCACTTTGGAGTGTGAAGAGGGTTATACCCTGGAAGGCAGTCCCCAGAGCCAATGTCAGGATGATCAGGGATGGAACCCGCCCCTGGCTGTCTGCAAATCACCGG CTTCACTTGCTCCTCTTCTTAGTG gtcTTTCTGCAGGTTCACTTCTTCTTGTATTCTTGATTGGTGTCACCTTATACACAATATTAAAACACAGAGAATG cAATTATTCTACAAATCAAATCCCTCAAGAAGGAGATCTTCATTTAGAAACACGGGAAGTATATTCTATTGATCCATACAACCCAGCAAGCTAA